From the genome of Thiohalorhabdus sp. Cl-TMA, one region includes:
- the nrtS gene encoding nitrate/nitrite transporter NrtS: protein MIRKDYTIRAGKVALVVGTALNAINQGDLLLGAPMTLGRGAQMILTFLVPFLVSLHGQLSSSPKPDPQAPGGHQPPSGG from the coding sequence ATGATCAGGAAAGACTACACCATTCGAGCCGGGAAGGTCGCTCTGGTGGTTGGTACCGCCTTGAATGCGATCAACCAAGGGGACCTCCTTCTGGGTGCGCCCATGACCTTGGGGCGGGGTGCCCAGATGATCCTTACCTTCCTGGTCCCCTTTCTGGTTTCCCTGCATGGCCAGCTTTCCAGCAGTCCCAAGCCTGACCCCCAGGCACCCGGGGGTCACCAACCTCCCAGCGGGGGGTAG